The Methylobacterium currus genome contains a region encoding:
- a CDS encoding vitamin B12-dependent ribonucleotide reductase: protein MRFERRITTAGQSPYASIPFRKAVSEIRNPDGSVVFRLDGIDVPEAWSQVACDVLAQKYFRKAGVPAALKKVEENGVPSFLWRSVPDEAALAALPEGERYGSETSAVQVFDRLAGCWTYWGWKGGYFSGEEDAASFHDELRAMLARQMVAPNSPQWFNTGLHWAYGIDGPAQGHFYVDYRTGELVQSATAYEHPQPHACFIQSVADDLVNEGGIMDLWVREARLFKYGSGTGSNFSRLRGENEKLAGGGKSSGLMSFLKIGDRAAGAIKSGGTTRRAAKMVIVDIDHPDVEAFIDWKVKEEQKVAALVTGSKVVSKHLKAVMKACVNCEAAGDACFDPDRNPALKREVKAARKAMVPDAAIKRVIQYARQGYTDISFPIYDTDWDSEAYLTVAGQNSNNSVSLTDDFLRAVDRDADWTLTHRTTGKVAKTVKAAELWDKIAEAAWASADPGLHFNTTMNDWHTCPSGGRIRASNPCSEYMFLDDTACNLASANLLALYDRGSKRFDVEGYEHLCRLWTVVLEISVLMAQFPSREIADLSYKYRTLGLGYANIGGLLMTMGLPYDSREGRALAGALTAIMTGVSYATSAEMARELGPFPAYEENADAMLRVIRNHRRAAHGDAEGYEFLNTNPVPLDHAGCPQGELVEHARAAWDRALALGEEHGYRNAQATVIAPTGTIGLVMDCDTTGIEPDFALVKFKKLAGGGYFKIINRAVPDALRTLGYREAEIAEIEAYAVGHGSLGQAPAINPGTLRAKGFTDEKIAAVEAGLKSAFDIKFVFNRWTLGEDFLTQTLGVPADKLADPSFDLLTFLGFSRKEIEAANVHVCGAMTLEGAPHLKVEHYPVFDCANPCGRIGKRYLSVESHIRMMAAAQPFISGAISKTINMPNDATVEDCKNAYRLSWTLALKANALYRDGSKLSQPLNSALISDENDDEEDAVEALLAQPAVAKTVAVTEKIVERIVERVERLRSQEKLPSRRKGYTQKAKIGGHTIFLRTGEYDDGRLGEIFLDMNKEGSALRAFINNFAISVSLGLQYGVPLEEYVDAFTFTRFEPAGFVQGNDAIKNATSVLDYVFRELAISYLGRNDLAHVDLSEIGTTVTGGVAPAKPAASDAVPANNAVSRGLLRGSGDRLTLIHGGPSGATSGVAAPTTGQSAAAGGTVHAVRGSVALKTEPTLAGRVEALAESLPFAKPDPAAAGRSVSDRRAEAKMKGYVGEACPECANFTLVRNGTCLKCDTCGSTTGCS from the coding sequence ATGCGGTTCGAGCGTCGCATCACCACCGCGGGGCAATCGCCCTATGCCAGCATCCCGTTCCGCAAGGCCGTGAGCGAGATCCGCAACCCGGACGGCTCGGTGGTGTTTCGCCTCGACGGCATCGACGTGCCGGAGGCCTGGAGCCAGGTCGCCTGCGACGTGCTGGCCCAGAAGTACTTTCGCAAGGCCGGCGTCCCGGCGGCGCTGAAGAAGGTCGAGGAGAACGGCGTCCCGTCCTTCCTATGGCGCTCGGTGCCGGACGAGGCGGCGCTCGCCGCCCTCCCCGAGGGTGAGCGGTACGGCTCCGAGACCTCGGCCGTGCAGGTCTTCGACCGGCTGGCCGGCTGCTGGACCTACTGGGGCTGGAAGGGCGGCTACTTCTCCGGCGAGGAGGACGCGGCGTCGTTCCACGACGAATTGCGCGCCATGCTCGCCCGCCAGATGGTGGCGCCGAACTCGCCGCAATGGTTCAACACCGGCCTGCACTGGGCCTACGGCATCGACGGGCCGGCGCAAGGCCACTTCTACGTCGACTACCGGACCGGCGAGCTGGTCCAGTCGGCGACGGCCTACGAGCACCCGCAGCCCCATGCCTGCTTCATCCAGTCCGTCGCCGACGACCTCGTCAACGAGGGCGGCATCATGGACCTGTGGGTGCGCGAGGCGCGCCTGTTCAAGTACGGCTCGGGCACCGGCTCGAACTTCTCCCGCCTGCGCGGTGAGAACGAGAAGCTCGCCGGCGGCGGCAAGTCCTCGGGCCTGATGAGCTTCCTCAAGATCGGCGATCGGGCCGCCGGCGCGATCAAGTCCGGCGGCACGACCCGCCGCGCCGCCAAGATGGTGATCGTCGACATCGACCATCCGGACGTCGAGGCCTTCATCGACTGGAAGGTCAAGGAGGAGCAGAAGGTCGCCGCCCTCGTCACCGGCTCCAAGGTGGTGTCCAAGCACCTCAAGGCGGTGATGAAGGCCTGCGTCAACTGCGAGGCTGCCGGCGACGCCTGCTTCGATCCCGACCGCAACCCGGCGCTCAAGCGCGAGGTGAAGGCCGCCCGCAAGGCGATGGTGCCGGATGCCGCGATCAAGCGGGTGATCCAGTATGCCCGCCAGGGCTACACCGACATCTCGTTCCCGATCTACGACACCGACTGGGATTCCGAGGCCTACCTCACCGTCGCCGGCCAGAACTCCAACAACTCGGTCTCGCTCACCGACGACTTCCTGCGCGCCGTCGATCGGGACGCGGACTGGACGCTGACCCACCGCACCACCGGCAAGGTGGCGAAGACCGTCAAGGCCGCCGAGCTGTGGGACAAGATCGCGGAGGCCGCCTGGGCCTCGGCCGATCCGGGCCTGCACTTCAACACCACGATGAACGATTGGCACACCTGCCCGTCGGGCGGGCGGATCCGGGCCTCGAACCCGTGCTCCGAGTACATGTTCCTCGACGACACCGCCTGCAACCTCGCCTCGGCGAACCTGCTGGCGCTCTACGACCGCGGCTCCAAGCGCTTCGACGTCGAGGGCTACGAGCATCTGTGCCGGCTCTGGACCGTGGTCCTCGAGATCTCGGTGCTGATGGCGCAGTTCCCGAGCCGCGAGATCGCCGACCTCTCCTACAAGTACCGCACGCTGGGCCTCGGCTACGCCAATATCGGCGGCCTGCTGATGACCATGGGCCTGCCTTACGATTCCCGTGAGGGCCGGGCGCTGGCCGGCGCGCTCACCGCCATCATGACCGGCGTGTCCTACGCCACCTCGGCCGAGATGGCGCGCGAGCTCGGGCCCTTCCCGGCCTACGAGGAGAATGCCGACGCGATGCTGCGGGTGATCCGCAACCATCGTCGGGCGGCCCACGGCGACGCCGAGGGCTACGAGTTCCTCAACACCAACCCGGTGCCGCTCGACCATGCCGGCTGCCCGCAGGGCGAGCTGGTGGAGCATGCGCGTGCGGCCTGGGACCGGGCGCTGGCGCTCGGCGAGGAGCACGGCTACCGCAATGCCCAGGCCACCGTCATCGCGCCGACCGGCACGATCGGCCTCGTCATGGATTGCGACACCACCGGCATCGAGCCCGACTTCGCCCTGGTGAAGTTCAAGAAGCTGGCCGGCGGCGGCTACTTCAAGATCATCAACCGGGCGGTGCCGGACGCCCTGCGCACCCTCGGCTACCGCGAGGCCGAGATCGCCGAGATCGAGGCCTACGCCGTCGGCCACGGCTCGCTCGGCCAGGCCCCGGCGATCAACCCGGGCACGTTGCGCGCCAAGGGCTTCACAGACGAGAAGATCGCGGCGGTCGAGGCCGGGCTGAAATCGGCCTTCGACATCAAGTTCGTGTTCAACCGCTGGACCCTGGGCGAGGATTTCCTGACCCAGACCCTCGGCGTTCCGGCGGACAAGCTCGCCGACCCGTCCTTCGACCTGCTGACCTTCCTCGGCTTCAGCCGCAAGGAGATCGAGGCCGCCAACGTCCATGTCTGCGGGGCGATGACGCTCGAGGGCGCGCCGCACCTCAAGGTCGAGCACTACCCAGTCTTCGACTGCGCCAACCCGTGCGGCCGGATCGGCAAGCGCTACCTCTCGGTCGAGAGCCACATCCGCATGATGGCGGCGGCGCAGCCCTTCATCTCGGGGGCGATCTCCAAGACCATCAACATGCCGAACGACGCGACGGTCGAGGATTGCAAGAACGCCTACCGGCTGTCCTGGACCCTGGCGCTGAAGGCCAACGCCCTCTACCGCGACGGCTCGAAGCTGTCGCAGCCCCTCAACTCGGCCCTCATCAGCGACGAGAACGACGACGAGGAGGATGCGGTCGAGGCGCTGCTGGCGCAGCCGGCGGTGGCCAAGACAGTCGCGGTCACGGAGAAGATCGTCGAGCGGATCGTGGAGCGCGTCGAGCGCCTGCGCTCCCAGGAGAAGCTGCCGAGCCGCCGCAAGGGCTACACCCAGAAGGCGAAGATCGGCGGTCACACCATCTTCCTGCGCACCGGCGAGTACGACGACGGGCGCCTCGGCGAGATCTTCCTCGACATGAACAAGGAGGGCTCAGCGCTGCGGGCCTTCATCAACAACTTCGCGATCTCGGTCTCGCTCGGCCTGCAATACGGCGTGCCGCTGGAGGAGTACGTCGACGCCTTCACCTTCACGCGGTTCGAGCCGGCCGGCTTCGTGCAGGGCAACGATGCGATCAAGAACGCCACCTCGGTGCTCGACTACGTGTTCCGCGAGCTGGCGATCTCGTATCTCGGCCGCAACGACCTCGCCCATGTCGATCTCTCCGAGATCGGCACCACGGTGACCGGCGGCGTCGCCCCGGCGAAGCCCGCAGCCTCGGACGCGGTTCCGGCGAACAACGCCGTGTCGCGCGGCCTGCTGCGCGGCTCGGGCGACCGCCTCACCCTGATCCATGGCGGTCCGTCCGGCGCCACCTCCGGCGTCGCGGCCCCGACCACTGGCCAGAGTGCGGCGGCCGGCGGCACCGTTCACGCGGTGCGGGGATCGGTGGCGCTCAAGACCGAGCCGACCCTTGCCGGCCGGGTCGAGGCGCTGGCCGAGTCCCTCCCCTTCGCCAAGCCGGACCCGGCGGCGGCCGGCCGCAGCGTCTCCGACCGGCGGGCCGAGGCGAAGATGAAGGGCTATGTCGGCGAGGCCTGCCCGGAATGCGCGAACTTCACGCTGGTGCGGAACGGGACATGCCTGAAGTGCGACACCTGCGGCTCTACGACCGGGTGCAGCTGA
- a CDS encoding NADH:ubiquinone oxidoreductase subunit NDUFA12 — protein MALKDTLLRIFTWWSGSTVSLNVSTKRHGRFVGEDEFGNRYYRAQGPLIDASVGSERRWVIYNGYADASKVPPGWRGWLCHATDVPPSEETYVPREWQKPHEENLTGTVAAYRPRGSQLSYGQRPAATGDYVPWVPGE, from the coding sequence ATGGCGCTGAAAGACACCCTGCTTCGGATCTTCACCTGGTGGAGCGGCTCGACCGTCAGCCTGAACGTCTCCACCAAGCGTCACGGCCGCTTCGTGGGCGAGGACGAGTTCGGCAACCGCTACTACCGGGCGCAAGGCCCGCTGATCGACGCCTCGGTCGGCTCGGAGCGGCGCTGGGTGATCTATAACGGCTATGCCGACGCCTCGAAGGTGCCGCCCGGCTGGCGCGGCTGGCTCTGCCACGCCACCGACGTGCCGCCCTCCGAGGAGACCTACGTCCCGCGCGAGTGGCAGAAGCCGCACGAGGAGAACCTGACCGGCACGGTGGCGGCCTACCGGCCGCGGGGCTCGCAGCTCTCCTACGGCCAGCGGCCGGCGGCGACCGGCGACTACGTGCCGTGGGTGCCGGGCGAGTAG